The genomic stretch ATTTGAACATACCAGCGAGGTGATCCGTGCTGAAAGCGTTCTTAAGGCATCAGGGTGGAAAATCAGGGTTATGGGGCCGCCGCCTGAAATTCAAAACGGATGCGATCTGGTTATAGAGTTTCCGCTTATAGAAGAACTTAATATTATAAGAACTCTTGAGGAGGCAGGGGTTGTTCCAAGGGAAATAGTCCCTGTCAGCGGTCCTCTGTTGCGGCCTGTTGATCTCTTCCAGATTAAGGATTTTGGTCAATACTTGATGGTTCGAGCGGCTAATATGAAATTAACTGTTGAGAAAAAGACCCTGAAGATAGTAAACATATCAGGCGGCGGCTGCCCGGATGTTCCGTATCTGGCACAGGAAATGGTTGGAAAATCGTTGTCCGAAGCGCCAAGCCCCAGGGAAATAGGTCATACTCTCTGCGGATATGCACTGCAACTGGCTTATGAGGAGATGAAACGTCAATGCTCGCCATAGTGGGAACCGTTCCTGATCAAAAGTTTCCCCTGATAACAGGGGAAGTCAGCATGAAAGACGATGAAATCTGCATCCAGGGAAGGCGGGTCCATGTTAACCGCGGGACTCCGGCCCTGCTGGCCGCGGCTGTCAAAGCCGGGCAGGTTATGGGCAAATCAGAACTTTTCGGCTATCTGGTCGGCGACATCGGCCTCGGAGGCGGCAGCCGGAAACTTTATGAATATCTGACTAATAATCTTGACCAATCCGGGTTTTCCGGCATTACATTTCATTATCTTCAGCCGGATGTAGACTGGCATAACCGTGTTTTATTTGCTATAGAAGAGATGGCAAAGCAGCCTGTCCTGATTGCGGATGCCGGATTTATGTATGCAGCCAAGATGAGCGGTCAGGCCGCTGCATATGATCTGTTTACACCGGATATAGGCGAACTGGCCTTTCTGGCCGATGAAACTGCGCCGCACCCGTTTTACACACGGGGTTTTATTTTTCAGGATGAAAAGCGTGTGCCGGATCTGATTAAACGTGCATATGCACATGAAAATGCTTCGCGCTTTGTTCTTGTTAAGGGTGAAAAGGATTACCTGGCCGACCAGGATGGGATTAAGGCAATAATCGACAGCCCTGCCTGTGAAGCCATGGAGGCTATGGGCGGCACAGGGGATACAATTACCGGCATTGTCGCAGCCTTGATTGAATCCGGAATGGAAATAAGCAAAGCCGCAATTATTGCCGCAAAGGTGAATCGATTAGCCGGCTATTATGCCCGGCCAACGCCGGCGACCCAGGTAATGGAGATTATACGCCACATACCCGCAGCACTGGAGGAGATTCTGAGGAGGGAAACACCATGACAGAAAAAAAAGCGCTTCGTCTTACTGAGACGGTTACAGGCTCTGGCTGAGCTTCTAAATTACCTCCAGGGGACCTGGAGAGGGCATTATGCGGGTTGGAGTTTCCGACTGATTCAAATCTTATTGTTGGTTTGGACCGCGCGGACGACGCAGGAGTTTATAAGATCACGGATGATATCGCCATGATTCAGACCGTTGATTTTTTCACGCCGATTGTTGATGATCCTTACTGGTTCGGACAGATTGCCGCTGCCAATGCCTTAAGCGATGTCTATGCCATGGGAGGTATTCCCAAAACAGCCATGAACATTGTAGCCTTTCCAGTCAAACAGATGGAGATGTCTGTACTCCGTCAGATTATCCAGGGGGGACTGGACAAGATGAAGGAGGCGGGTGTGGTTCTTGTGGGAGGACACAGCGTGGAGGACAAGGAGCTGAAATACGGCCTTTCGGTTACCGGTTTTGTCCACCCGGATCATATCCTTACAAAAAAGGCTCTTAATGCCGGAGATCGTTTAATACTTACCAAGCCGCTTGGCACCGGTATTATTAACACAGCCATTAAAGGGGGCATCGCTTCCACTCAACTCATAGAATTTGTTACACATCTTATGGCTACGCTTAACCGGGATGCGGCTCAGGTGATGAAGGGGTTTCCTGTTCACGCCTGCACCGATATTACCGGTTTTGGCCTGTTAGGTCATGTTGCTGAAATGGTTGTAGATTCCGGATTTGGAATCAGCCTCTGGTCCGAGAAGATACCGATAATCCCTGAAGCCCTTGATTACGCGGCAATGGGGTTTGTGCCTGCCGGAGCTTATAATAACAGGAAGTTTCGTGAGGGTATGGTCGATATTTCTCCTTCTGTAAAACAGGCTGTTCTGGATATTCTTTATGATCCCCAGACATCCGGGGGATTGCTGATTAGCGTGGAGAAAGAAAGCGCAGGCGATCTGGTAGATGAATTAAAGAAAAAAGGGATAGATGCTGCCGCAGTTATCGGAGAGGTGCTGACGGAACCAAAAGAAAGAATTGTTGTGAGTTAAATTCATAAAAAGTCCAACATACCCCTTTAAAAAAACCGTTTCGTTACCCGGAAAGTCCTTTGAGGAGCAGGTTTTTTTGTTTTTCTTTGTTCTGTTTGTCCTTCTCAACAAAAATCGATTTTCCGCTGTCATAGGCTTTTCCCGTATAGTACATAAGGGTTGCCGGTGTCGACGGAGAGGGCGTAAAAATCTGAATCTGCCTGGGTTTGAACTTGAGTACCCTGTGGTTGAAGCGGTTTAAACGCTCCATGTCCTGGTATGTACATCCCGGATAAGCAGCGATAAAATAACAGGTTAAGAACTGTTTTTTCCCCATCTGCCGGTTGATTTTCTGAAACCAGCGGAAGAATTCCACAAAGCTCTCGATGGGGGGTTTTCCCATGAGCGCAAGTATATGATCTTCGGAATGCTCGGGCGCGACCTTCAGTTGTCCGGAAATATGATGCTGTATAATCTCTTTAAGATATTGAAGGCCGTATGTTTGATCTTTCAGCACCAGATCATGGCGTATTCCGGAACCGATGAAAACCTTTTTAACCTTCGGCAGCAGCCTGATTTTTTTCAGCAGGGTAATCTGGGGGAGATGGCTGATTTCCAGCTTATTGCAGATGACAGGAGTCAGGCAGCGCTTGTTGCGGCATCTGCCCTTGGTTTTTTTTCGCTCGCATTCGATGCCGTACATATTGGCGGTGGGGCCTCCGACATCGTGAATGTATCCTTTAAATTCAGGATGGTTGATTAAAATCGACGCTTCCTTCAGAATGGACGCTTCGCTCCGATCCACAACCCTTTGCCCCTGATGTGCTGATATGGCGCAGAAGTTACAGTCGCCATAACATCCTCTGTGAGTAGTGATTGAAAAACGGATGGTTTCAAGTGCTCGCACAGGCCCCCATGCCGCATAATACGGGTGGACGTTCCGTTCATAGTCTAGATCATGAACATGGTCCAGTTCCTCGTTCGTGAGCGGAAACTGAGGAGGATTCTGGATCAGATACCGGCTGTCCTGTTTCTGGCAAAGACCTTTTCCGGTTATTGGGTCATTGTTTTTATAAAAAACCTTAAACATTTCAATGAACCTGGTGTTGTCCACCGCAACTTCCGCATGGGACGGGAGCTCTATGTAACCTTCTTCTTTTTCCGGGGCAATATAGCAGATTCCGCGGACATCTGTAACCGGTCGGTGGTGCCGGATGTTTTCTGCCAGTTCGAGAGTTGTTTTTTCCCCCATCCCATAAACCAGAACATCGGCCTTGGCGTCAAAAAGGATGGACCGCCGTATACTGTCGGACCAGTAATGATAATGGGAGATGCGTCTCAGGCTTGCTTCAATCCCGCCGATAACAATCGGTTTTGTCTTTTTGAAATAGCGGCGAACAAGATTGGCATACGCGATAACCGCCATGTCCGGACGTCTGATATTTAGACCGCCGCCGGTCAGATCATCTCGCTTTCGCCGTTTATTCGTCGGAGTATAATTGGATATCATGGAGTCCATGCATCCCGAAGTAATTCCCCAGAAAAGATTCGGTTCCCCCAGCCGCTCGATATCTTTTCCACTGAAGATATCGGGCTGCGCTATTATGCCTACCGTGTAACCGGCATCTAACAGTACCTTTCCAATGATCGCGACGCCGATAAACGGAGAATCCACATAAGTGTCTCCTGTTACCAGTATGACGTCCGGAGACTTCCAGCCAAGAGCATTCAGCTCATTTTTAGTTGTGGGAAGAAACATTAAGAGAAATCCAGGTCAATTCGTGTTTGTTGTATGAAAGATGGAGAAATGCGACATTTTCCCGAATTCAGCCAAATAGAGACCTACTCCATATATCTCTGTGTGTACACGCTGTTCAGATACCTCATGCATCTTGAAATATTTCTATGCGGCTACATTTGCATTATACATTTCAGATATTTGAAGCTCCCCGCCGCAAGCAGAGAGGAGTGCGCTCGCTTTTGCGGTTCAATTAGCAGAATATTCTATTCTAAATGGACGTGACATATTGACCCATATAATATTTTATCTTATATGGGTCAATAGTAGACTTGACTCCATTTGTTCCCGGGTTTGACCAGTTAGAGCCGGGCGAAATGTTTTTGCCAGGCCGTAGTTGATCAAAGAGGCGAGAAGGGAAAAATATGAATGGAAAAAATGTTGTGAGTTAAAAAAATTCGTAGTATTAAAGCTTTGTAATTGTTTACGGTTTACAGTTATCGGTTCACGGTTAAAATAGGTATGCATTCCCATGCAGGAGCGTGAAGAAAAGTGTTAGGTGTTAAGTGTTAGGTGTTAGGTGTTAAGAAAATTATTAATCCCTAAGCCTCGAATCCCTAAGCCTTTGAGTTTCTATCCGTGAAATTTGGAACCTGATAAATTAGACTTTTTACGAAAGCCATCAATTTTCAGGGAGCAAACAGATGATCTATCTTGATTATAATGCTACAACTCCGATAGCTCCGGAGGTTGCTGAAGCTATGATGCCTTTTATCAAGGAAGAATTCGGGAATCCCAGCAGCTCATATTCTCCGGGGATAAGGGCAAAGCAGGCGCTGGAAAAGGCGCGTGGCCAGGTGGCAAGACTTCTCGGGTGTGAATCCGGAGAAATCGTCTTTACCAGCGGAGGGAGCGAATCAAACAATATGGTATTAAAGGGTGTGGCATTGAGCCTGCGTGATAAAGGACGTCATATCATTACAACCGAGATCGAGCACCCTGCCATATTCAATCCTGCTATCTTTCTAATGGAAAACGGCTGGGATGTTACCTTTCTTCATGTGGACAGCTATGGCTCTGTTGATCCGGACGATATAAAAAATGCTATCAAAAAAGATACTGTATTAATTTCCGTTATGCATGCGAACAATGAAACAGGCACCTTGCAGCCTGTTCAGAAAATCGGCCGGATTTCAAGGGAACACGGCATTTTATTTCATACAGACGCCGCCCAGTCTGTCGGCAAGGTGAAAACCGATGTAAGCGATCTGTGCGTGGATTTTTTATCAGTGGCCGGTCATAAATTATATGCTCCTAAGGGGGTGGGTGCGCTCTATATCCGAGACGGCATAGAGATGGTTCCCTTGATTCATGGTGGTGGTCAGGAGTCGGGCCGCAGAGCAGGCACCGAAAATGTAATTCTTAATGTAGGTTTGGGGGCTGCCTGCAAGTCGGCGGCAAAGAATATGAAGGATGACACACCGCGCATCGTCGGCCTTAGAGACAGGCTGCTTGATAAGATAGTGTCAGCCATACCTGAGGCGGCATTAAACGGCCACCTTGACAATCGACTTCCCAATACATTAAATCTTTCCTTTCCAGGGCAGACAGGGGAAAAAATTCTGAAAAGAATCCCAAATCTTTGCGCATCCACCGGCGCTGCCTGCAAGGACCGTTCAACGACTATTTCTCATGTTCTGGCGGCAATGGGGGTCTCCCGTGAATCGGCAACAGGGGCGGTTCGCCTTACCCTTGGCCGCCCGACTACTCAGGATGAAGTTGATCAGGCTGCCGAATGGATAATAAAAGCGGTGAAAGAAGGGATCAGGGATTAAGGATTATGAAAAATATATCCGCCTGTATATTCTGTGCTGTATTTTTGCTTTTTTGCCTTAGCAGCGGCAATGTTTGTGCAAAATCGAAAAAAAGCGATACGGAAAAGATTAAGGTTTTTGTCAGTATCCTGCCGCAGGCATACTTTGTGGAGCGCGTCGGGGGCGACAGGGTGGATGTTTCCGTTATGGTTGGGCCTGGCCAGAGTCCCGCCACTTATGAGCCTATGCCCAGACAGATGGTTGAACTCGGCAAGGCAAAGCTTTTCTTTAGCATCGGAGCGCCTTTTGAGGATGTGTGGATGGATCGGATAAGCAGTGCGCATCCGAAGCTGAAGGTGATAGATACCAGACGCGGTGTACGGCTTTTTCCCATAAAGACCCATCACCATCATGAAGACACGCAACATGCTGAAGAATATAGAGGCCGAAAGGATCCTCACATCTGGTTAAGTTTGAAGCTGGTTAAGATTCAGGCCAAAAATATATGCGATGCCCTGATCTCTGTGGATGATGTTTGCACGGAGTATTATCGGAAAAACTTAAAAGCCTTTCACGATGACCTTGATAAACTGGATATGGAAATAGAGCAAAGCCTGAAAGGTCCCGGCGTCCGGAAATTTATGGTTTTTCACCCTGCCTGGGGATACTTTGCCCGTGATTACGGGCTGGAACAGATACCGGTTGAAATCGGAGGGAAAGATCCAGGGGCAAAAGAGCTTGCCGATCTCATTGAAGAGGCAAAAAATAATGGAATAAAGATAATCTTTGTGCAAAAACAGTTCAGCGAAAAAAGCGCTGAAGCCATAGCTGCCGCTATTAAGGGAAGGATAATTCAGATTGATCCATTGGCAAAAGATTATCTTAATAATATGAAGATGATTGTCGAGACATTTTGCAGGGCAATACAATGACCATGAATAAAACGGTTGTGGAAATCAGAAATGTAGATTTTGCCTATGATGATATTCTTGTGCTAAAGGATATCACGCTGACTGTTGAAGAGGGTAATTTTTTAGGGATAGTAGGTCCTAACGGGAGCGGCAAAACCACGCTTTTGAAATTAATTCTCGGCCTGATTCATCCTTTAAGGGGCAGTGTTCGGGTATTTGGCCAGGCGCCTGAACGGGCAAGGCCTTCCATCGGCTATGTGCCGCAGTATGCGGAAATTGACTCCGGCTTTCCAATCAGTGTAATGGATGTGGTTCTGATAGGCCGGCTGGGAAAGGCTCCGTTGATTGGAAGGTACCGGAAAATTGACAGGGAGATGGCTGAAGAGGCTTTGAAAGAGGTGGAAATTTATGAATTCCGCGATCACCGCTTCGGAACCCTGTCCGGAGGGCAGAGACAGCGGGTCCTTATGGCAAGGGCATTGGTGGGAAGACCTGAAATGCTCCTTCTTGATGAGCCGACAGCAAGCATAGACGGAAGGGTGGAACAGGATATTTATGAACTGTTGAAAAGGCTTAATAAAAAAGCAACCATAATTCTTGTTTCTCACGACCTTGGTTTTATTTCCACATATGTGAATCAGGTGGCATGTGTTAACCGGAGCCTTGTCTGCAACCCAATAGAGCATGTTACGTCGAATGTGATCGAGGCGTGCTATGGAGGGCCGGTTCATATGATAAAGCATAAATGCGAATTATAATATTAAGGGATTAGAGGATTAAAGATTTTCGCAGCCGTTTACTGCTGCTTGAAACTTGAAATTGGAAAGTAGAAATTAGGGAGAATGGTTGCGAAAATTCTAATATGAAGGCCAAATTTCCAATTTCTATTTTCTAATTTCAACGTTATATGAACGCTTACTATTGGATTTAGGATTAAAAGTCAGAAGTTTTCTTAACACTTAACACTTAACACCCAATATAATTATGTTTGAATTTATTCATGTGCTTCAAAGCCAGACTTTTATGCAAAACGCCTTTATTGTCGGCCTGCTGGCCAGTGTGGCATGCGGGGTTATGGGAACATATGTTGTGACCAGACGGATAGTTTTCATCAGCGGAGGAATATCTCACGCGGTTCTTGGCGGTATGGGAGCGGCGTATTACTATGGTTTTAATCCCATACATGGAGCCTTTGTGCTGGCAATTATTTCCGCACTTTTAATCGGATTTGTAAGTCTTCGTTATCACCAGCACGAGGACACACTGATAGGGGCTTTGTGGGCTGTTGGCATGGCTGTCGGGATATTATTTATCTATAAAACACCGGGCTATAATGTAGATCTTATGAGTTATCTGTTCGGCAACATTCTGATGGTGAAAAGAGAAAGCATATTGTTTGTGGCCTGTCTTGATCTGGTTGTTATTTCGCTGGTGATAGTTTTTTACAAACGTTTTTTAGCCGTATGCTTTGATGAGGAGTATAGCCGGCTGCAGGGTGTCAGCGTGGAAAGCACATATTTGCTTTTGCTTTGCCTCGTTGCCGTGACAGTTGTAATGCTTATCCAGGTGGTGGGGATTATACTTGTGATAGCGCTTCTGACACTTCCTGCCGCAACAGCGCGTTATTTTGCGTCAAGCCTCGGGAAAATGATGATTCTTGCCTCGCTGTTTGGAGCGGTATTTACAACATCCGGACTTGTTATTTCATATAAGCAGGACCTTCCTTCAGGGGCTACAATTATAGTTGTTGCCGGGCTGGCCTATATTATGGCAACAGCTCTAAAAGGGCTGGCCTCAAGATTTCGCAGTTATAATAAAGGATAACGATAGCCTTCACGGCTTGAAATTGGAAACTGGAAAGTAGAAATTAGGAAAAGATGAAACGAGTTTACGAGTTGGATGTCTACAAACTTGCGGAAGAGTTGTCAGATATGGTCTGGAATGACTTTGATAAGTGGAACAAAAAAGTTCAGAACACTGTGGGCTATCAGATTATACGATCATCCGACAGCATAGCCGCAAATATAGCGGAAGGCTATGGTCGATATACTCCCGCTGACAGGAAAAAGTTTTATCTATATTCAAGAGGTTCACTTAAAGAAACCAAATCATGGTTGCGAAAACTCATCAGAAGAAAAGTTTTATCTGAGTCAACCGCAACAGAATACAAGGCAATAGTTGAAAAACTTGGCCCAAAATTGAATGCGTTTATCAATAGTACAAAAGTATGAAGGCCAAATTTCCAATTTCTATTTTCCAGTTTCAACATTCTGTGAATGGTTCTAATAAATGTTTCTGATTGCAGGGGTTTCCCCAAAAACAAAGATACTTGATGAAAACCCGAGGCTATGTCCTGTATGCGGGCTGGCTCGTGCCTATTTTAAAAGGGTTGACCATTACTTTAACATATTTTTCATTCCGATTTTAAGGGTGAAAAAAGGCGAGCCTTTTATCATGTGTGATAATTGTGAAAGAAATATACATGATTTCGGCATGGATGATAATCTATGGCAGGGCAAAAAGGACTTAAGGTGCAGTAATTGCGGCAGAGCTCTGCATAAGGATTTCAAGTTCTGTCCCTTTTGCGGCAAACAGATGCCCTGACCTCCGACTCCTGACTTCTGACCCCTAACCCCGGTTTGACATCAAACAGCCGGTGTTTATTTTTTAAGTTATGAAATTCAAAATTCACAATTTCAAATTCACAATTGTGACTGAACGGTCTTTTGGTTCAGGCACTAATCAGGAGGCATTATGCGTTTTGATAAATTAACAATAAAATCACAGGAACTTATTCAAAATGCCCATACCCTGGCCTCACAGCATAATAATCAGCAGATCGAGCCTGAACATTTAATGGGCGCAATGTTGGCAGAGGAGGAAGGGATCGCAAAGGCAATGCTCCGCAAGCTTGGAGTTTCTCCAGGCGGCGTTGCCCGGGATATGGCGTTTGCCGTTGATAAGCTTCCAAAGATAGGCGGAACCGGAATGGGTGACGTTCATGTTTCTCAGACAACCAGTGATGTGCTTGAGGCGGCTTTTGTTGAAGCAGATAAAATGAAGGATCAATATGTAAGCATTGAGCATATCTTCCTGGCGATTTCAGATAAAAAGGATTGTAAGGCAACAGAGATTTTAAGCACTTACGGGATAAAAAGGGAATCTCTCCTGAAGGTTCTTATGGATATCCGAGGATCGCAGAGGATAACCGACCCTAATCCTGAAGAAAAATATCAGGCCCTTGACAGGTTCAGCCGGGATCTTACCGATCTTGCCCGCCTTGGGAAGCTTGACCCGGTTATCGGCCGTGATGATGAAATCAGGCGTATCGCCCAGGTGCTTTCGAGACGCACCAAGAACAATCCTGTTCTCATAGGCGAGCCAGGGGTCGGAAAGACAGCGATTGTTGAAGGCCTTGCCCAGCGCATAATTGAAGGGGATGTATCCGAGAGCCTGAAAAATCGTCGGGTTGTGTCCCTGGATATGGGGGCGCTGATTGCAGGGGCCAAGTACAGGGGCGAATTTGAGGATCGCTTAAAGGCGGTTTTAAAAGAGGTGGAACGCGCGGAGGGGGAGGTAATACTTTTCATAGATGAGCTTCATACCCTCGTCGGCGCAGGCGCAAGCGAAGGATCCATGGATGCGTCAAACATGTTAAAGCCCGCTCTTGCCAGGGGAACATTGCGGTGCGTGGGCGCGACTACATTGAAAGAATATAGAAAATATATTGAAAAGGACGCTGCACTTGAAAGGCGGTTTCAACCTGTAATGGTGCGTGAGCCGAGCGTTGAGGATACGATTTCCATTCTTCGCGGTTTAAAGGAAAAATACGAAGTGCATCACGGGGTGCGGATTAAGGATTCAGCCATTGTAGCTGCCGCAGCTCTTTCAAACCGTTATATTTCAGATCGCTTTCTTCCGGACAAGGCGATTGATCTGGTGGATGAATGCGCCTCAAAGCTCAGGATGGAAATAGACAGCATGCCTGTGGAAATAGATGAGATTCAGCATAAAATAACCCAGGCTGAAATTGAACGCGAAGCCTTGAAAAAGGAATCTGATCCAGCTTCAAAGGAGAGGCTTGTAAAGCTTGAAAAGGAGCTGGAGACCATGCAGGGTGAGCTCTATAAAATGAAAGACCACTGGCGCGGTGAAAAAGAGGCCATTAAAACAATAAGAGAGATCAAGGAAAAGATTGAGCAGCTCGGAATTGAAGAGCAGCAGGCTGAGAGGGATGGAAACCTGGCAAAGGTTGCTGAAATCAGATACGGAAAGGCGGTTGATCTGAGAAAAGGCCTGGATGGGGCAAGGCTAAAACTGTCTAACCTTCAGAAAGATGGTAAAATGCTGAAAGAGGAGGTTGATGATGAGGATATTGCCGGTGTGATATTCAGGTGGACCGGGATTCCCGTGAGCAAAATGCTTGAGGGCGAAAGGGAAAAACTTGTGCATATGGAGGATCGCCTGAGGCTCAGGGTTATCGGACAGGAGGAGGCGGTCGAGGCCGTGTCAAATGCTGTTCGACGCGCTCGCTCGGGCATTCAGGATCAAAACCGTCCTATAGGATCCTTTATTTTTATGGGGCCGACAGGCGTAGGGAAAACCGAGCTTGCCAAGGCGCTGGCGGAATTTATTTTTGACAGTGAACAGGCAATGGTAAGGATCGACATGTCTGAATATATGGAAAAACATTCTGTATCAAGGCTTATAGGGGCGCCGCCCGGTTATGTGGGATATGAAGAGGGGGGCTACTTAACGGAGGCTGTTCGCAGGAGGCCCTATTCGGTAGTGCTCTTTGACGAAATTGAAAAGGCACATCCAGAAGTTTTTAATGTCCTGCTCCAGATTTTAGATGACGGACGCATGACAGACGGCCACGGAAGAACGGTCGATTTTAAAAACAGTATAATCGTCATGACGTCAAACGTCGGCAGCCAGTGGATTCAGGAGCTTGGCGCTTCAAGACGGGAAGAGATGGAATCAAGGGTGACCGAAGCGCTTCACGCAAATTTTAAGCCTGAATTTTTAAACAGAATAGATGACATAATAATTTTCCATAACCTGGCGCCTGAGCAGATTCGTAATATCGTTGAAATTCAGATAAAAAGACTAAGCTCAAGACTTTCTGAAAAGAATATTAATCTTGCTGTTTCAGATAGTGCAATATCGTTTCTTGCGGATAAAGGTTATGATCCGATATACGGCGCTCGACCATTAAAGCGGGCAATACAAAAGTATATTGAAAATCCCCTGGCCATGGAGATTTTAAAAGGAAATATTTTAGAAGGAAGTAGTGTTAGTGCGGAAGCCGAAGGGGAAAAGGATCAAATTGTTTTCCGTCAGTTATCACCTGTTGAATAGTTATAAAACTTATTGAAATTTGTTATAATTCATCGTAAAATTTTTATATGAGTCTTTCTGTTCCAGAAAAGTTGCGCCGTTTCTATGATCAATTTTCCAGCGATGATCATGTTCTTGTAGTAATTAATGCTGATCCGGATTCGATCGCCAGCGCCATGGCCGTTAAAAGGCTGCTGTGGCACAAAGTGGCAAGTGTGGATATTTCAAATATCAATATAATCGAACGTCCGGACAACCTGGTCATGATCCGGCTTTTGGGGGTCGATCTAACGCATATATCAAAGATTGACAGCGCCGGGTTTAACCGTTTTGTCATGGTTGATTCCCAGCCGGAACACAATGATGCCTTTTCAGGAATAAATCCTGATGTAATAATTGACCATCATCCTGAAACAGGCGCACAGGCCTCTTTTATGGATATCTGTCCCCAATACGGCGCTGCTGCCAGTATTTTGACCGAATATTTGAGGGCAGCCAAAATAAAACCCTCCGCCAAACTTGCTACCGGACTGTTTTTTGCCATAAAGACAGATACAAACAACTTTATCAGGGAGA from Anaerolineae bacterium encodes the following:
- a CDS encoding DUF3343 domain-containing protein, which codes for MSFFEFLKKKKEKKTLKSDQDRGILVFEHTSEVIRAESVLKASGWKIRVMGPPPEIQNGCDLVIEFPLIEELNIIRTLEEAGVVPREIVPVSGPLLRPVDLFQIKDFGQYLMVRAANMKLTVEKKTLKIVNISGGGCPDVPYLAQEMVGKSLSEAPSPREIGHTLCGYALQLAYEEMKRQCSP
- a CDS encoding NAD(P)H-hydrate dehydratase; the encoded protein is MLAIVGTVPDQKFPLITGEVSMKDDEICIQGRRVHVNRGTPALLAAAVKAGQVMGKSELFGYLVGDIGLGGGSRKLYEYLTNNLDQSGFSGITFHYLQPDVDWHNRVLFAIEEMAKQPVLIADAGFMYAAKMSGQAAAYDLFTPDIGELAFLADETAPHPFYTRGFIFQDEKRVPDLIKRAYAHENASRFVLVKGEKDYLADQDGIKAIIDSPACEAMEAMGGTGDTITGIVAALIESGMEISKAAIIAAKVNRLAGYYARPTPATQVMEIIRHIPAALEEILRRETP
- the selD gene encoding selenide, water dikinase SelD, producing MTEKKALRLTETVTGSGUASKLPPGDLERALCGLEFPTDSNLIVGLDRADDAGVYKITDDIAMIQTVDFFTPIVDDPYWFGQIAAANALSDVYAMGGIPKTAMNIVAFPVKQMEMSVLRQIIQGGLDKMKEAGVVLVGGHSVEDKELKYGLSVTGFVHPDHILTKKALNAGDRLILTKPLGTGIINTAIKGGIASTQLIEFVTHLMATLNRDAAQVMKGFPVHACTDITGFGLLGHVAEMVVDSGFGISLWSEKIPIIPEALDYAAMGFVPAGAYNNRKFREGMVDISPSVKQAVLDILYDPQTSGGLLISVEKESAGDLVDELKKKGIDAAAVIGEVLTEPKERIVVS
- a CDS encoding YgiQ family radical SAM protein — protein: MFLPTTKNELNALGWKSPDVILVTGDTYVDSPFIGVAIIGKVLLDAGYTVGIIAQPDIFSGKDIERLGEPNLFWGITSGCMDSMISNYTPTNKRRKRDDLTGGGLNIRRPDMAVIAYANLVRRYFKKTKPIVIGGIEASLRRISHYHYWSDSIRRSILFDAKADVLVYGMGEKTTLELAENIRHHRPVTDVRGICYIAPEKEEGYIELPSHAEVAVDNTRFIEMFKVFYKNNDPITGKGLCQKQDSRYLIQNPPQFPLTNEELDHVHDLDYERNVHPYYAAWGPVRALETIRFSITTHRGCYGDCNFCAISAHQGQRVVDRSEASILKEASILINHPEFKGYIHDVGGPTANMYGIECERKKTKGRCRNKRCLTPVICNKLEISHLPQITLLKKIRLLPKVKKVFIGSGIRHDLVLKDQTYGLQYLKEIIQHHISGQLKVAPEHSEDHILALMGKPPIESFVEFFRWFQKINRQMGKKQFLTCYFIAAYPGCTYQDMERLNRFNHRVLKFKPRQIQIFTPSPSTPATLMYYTGKAYDSGKSIFVEKDKQNKEKQKNLLLKGLSG
- a CDS encoding cysteine desulfurase family protein, whose product is MIYLDYNATTPIAPEVAEAMMPFIKEEFGNPSSSYSPGIRAKQALEKARGQVARLLGCESGEIVFTSGGSESNNMVLKGVALSLRDKGRHIITTEIEHPAIFNPAIFLMENGWDVTFLHVDSYGSVDPDDIKNAIKKDTVLISVMHANNETGTLQPVQKIGRISREHGILFHTDAAQSVGKVKTDVSDLCVDFLSVAGHKLYAPKGVGALYIRDGIEMVPLIHGGGQESGRRAGTENVILNVGLGAACKSAAKNMKDDTPRIVGLRDRLLDKIVSAIPEAALNGHLDNRLPNTLNLSFPGQTGEKILKRIPNLCASTGAACKDRSTTISHVLAAMGVSRESATGAVRLTLGRPTTQDEVDQAAEWIIKAVKEGIRD
- a CDS encoding zinc ABC transporter substrate-binding protein, whose protein sequence is MDNKSGERRDQGLRIMKNISACIFCAVFLLFCLSSGNVCAKSKKSDTEKIKVFVSILPQAYFVERVGGDRVDVSVMVGPGQSPATYEPMPRQMVELGKAKLFFSIGAPFEDVWMDRISSAHPKLKVIDTRRGVRLFPIKTHHHHEDTQHAEEYRGRKDPHIWLSLKLVKIQAKNICDALISVDDVCTEYYRKNLKAFHDDLDKLDMEIEQSLKGPGVRKFMVFHPAWGYFARDYGLEQIPVEIGGKDPGAKELADLIEEAKNNGIKIIFVQKQFSEKSAEAIAAAIKGRIIQIDPLAKDYLNNMKMIVETFCRAIQ
- a CDS encoding ABC transporter ATP-binding protein; amino-acid sequence: MTMNKTVVEIRNVDFAYDDILVLKDITLTVEEGNFLGIVGPNGSGKTTLLKLILGLIHPLRGSVRVFGQAPERARPSIGYVPQYAEIDSGFPISVMDVVLIGRLGKAPLIGRYRKIDREMAEEALKEVEIYEFRDHRFGTLSGGQRQRVLMARALVGRPEMLLLDEPTASIDGRVEQDIYELLKRLNKKATIILVSHDLGFISTYVNQVACVNRSLVCNPIEHVTSNVIEACYGGPVHMIKHKCEL
- a CDS encoding metal ABC transporter permease, with the protein product MFEFIHVLQSQTFMQNAFIVGLLASVACGVMGTYVVTRRIVFISGGISHAVLGGMGAAYYYGFNPIHGAFVLAIISALLIGFVSLRYHQHEDTLIGALWAVGMAVGILFIYKTPGYNVDLMSYLFGNILMVKRESILFVACLDLVVISLVIVFYKRFLAVCFDEEYSRLQGVSVESTYLLLLCLVAVTVVMLIQVVGIILVIALLTLPAATARYFASSLGKMMILASLFGAVFTTSGLVISYKQDLPSGATIIVVAGLAYIMATALKGLASRFRSYNKG
- a CDS encoding four helix bundle protein, coding for MKRVYELDVYKLAEELSDMVWNDFDKWNKKVQNTVGYQIIRSSDSIAANIAEGYGRYTPADRKKFYLYSRGSLKETKSWLRKLIRRKVLSESTATEYKAIVEKLGPKLNAFINSTKV